CGCCGCGCGACGGGATATCGTGGCAGCCGGAGGAGATCCATGGCGCGCCCGACGGTCATCCTGCTGCTCGCGCTCGGCTGCGGCTCGACCGCGCCCTACACGGCCGCCAGCGCCGCGATCAACACCGGGCTCGCGGCCGGCCTCTCCGCCGCGAGCCGCGCCGGCGGCGGCTGTTACAGTCCGTGCAATCCGGGCTACACGTGCAACCCGGCCACCGGCTTCTGCGAGCAGCTCTCGCCCGTCTGCGTCGGCGAGGCGGCCGACCCGCGCTGCGCGCCGTCCGTCCCCATCCCCATCGGCACGAAGCAGCCGGGGACGCCGCGCGACGGGAGCGCGCCGCCCGTCGGGATCTCCCCCGCGACCGGCCGCGCTCCCCCGGCTCCGGGCGAGCGCCCGGCGCCGTGAGGCTCCCGGCGGCGGCGCCACGGCCCGCCAGCATCCCGAGGGTCGTCATCGCCCCGCCCCGCGGGGGCCTCCCTGACGGGGCAGCCGTCCGCCCGGCGGCTCCGCGCGGCCGGTGGCGCGCCTAGAGTCCCGGCGGCGCTCCCCTCCGCCCGCGCGGGGCGAGCTCCGCTTCACACTGACCTGATCGTGAGCCGCGCCATGCCCCGCACCGTCATCGAGCCGTTCCGGGTGAAGTCGGTCGAGCCCATCCGCCTCACCACGCCCGAGGAGCGCGCGCGCCGCCTGGAGGAGGCGAAGCTCAACCCGTTCCGCCTGCGGGCCGAGGACGTGCTGCTCGACTTCCTCACCGACTCGGGGACGGGGGCCATGTCCGCGCGCCAGTGGGGCGGGATCATGGCGGGCGACGAGAGCTACGCCGGCGCGGCGAGCTTCTTCCGCTTCGAGGCGGCGGTGCGGGACCTCACCGGCTACCCGTTCGTCATCCCCACGCACCAGGGGCGCGCGGCGGAGCGGATCCTGTTCTCGGTGGCGACGAAGCGCGGCGACGTGGTCCCGAGCAACACCCACTTCGACACCACCCGCGCCAACCTGGAATACGGCGGCGTCGAGCCCCTCGACCTCGTGATCCCCGAGGGGCTCGAGCCGCGCGCCCGCCACCCGTTCAAGGGGAACATCGACCTGGCGCGCGTGGAGCGGCTCCTCGCCGAGCAGGGCGGGCGCGTCCCGTTCGGCATGATCACCGTGACGAACAACTCGGGGGGCGGGCAGCCGGTCTCGCTGGAGAACCTGCGGGCCTACCGCGACCTCCTGCGCCGGCACGGGAAGCCGCTCGTCGTCGACGCCTGCCGCTTCGCCGAGAACGCGATGTTCGTGAAGCTGCGCGAGCCGGGGCAGGCGGCCCGGACGCCGAAGGCGATCGCGCGCGAGATGTTCTCGCTGGCGGACGGCTGCACCATGAGCGCGAAGAAGGACGGGCTCGCGAACATCGGGGGCTTCATCGCGCTCCGCGACGAGCGGTGGGTGGAGGCGGCGCGCAACCTGCTCGTCCTGACGGAGGGGTTCCCCACCTACGGCGGCCTGGCCGGCCGCGACCTGGAGGCCATCGCCATCGGCCTCGAGGAGGTGCTCGAGGAGGACTACCTGCGCTACCGCCTCCGGACGGCCGAGTACCTGGGGGAGAAGCTGCTCGCCGGCGGCGTCGCCATCGTCGAGCCCACCGGCGGCCACGCCGTCTACCTCGACGCGCGCGCCTTCCTGCCCCACCTCCGCCGCGAGGAGTACCCGGGCTGGGCGCTCTGCGACGCCCTCTACCTGGCCGGCGGGATCCGCGGGGTCGAGATCGGCTCGGTGATGTTCGGCAAGCGGCTCGACGACGGGACCGAGACCTACCACCACCACGACCTCGTCCGGCTGGCGTTCCCGCGCCGCGTCTACACGCAGAGCCACTTCGACTACGCCGCCGAGGCCATCCTGGAGCTGGCGGCCCGCGCGCGCGAGGTGCGCGGCGTCCGGCTCGTGCGCCAGAGCCGCTACCTCCGCCACTTCACGGCCGAGCTCGCCTGGGCCTGACGGGCGCGCTCGCCCCGCGCGCGCCAGGGGGGCCGTTGTGTTCGCGGGCGACCGCTGCTACCCATCGCAGGCTCCACGCCCACGCGCCACGCGCCTCCCGGAGCCGCACCATGTCCAAGGAAGTCCACCTCGACGCCAACGTCCCGGGCAACCCGGCCTATCACTTCACCATCGTGCCGGCGGGATCGCCGGCGCGCGCCGGCTGGGCCGGCCGGGCGGCGCTGGTCCCCGCCGCCCGCACCGCCACCCAGTGCGTCCACGCCGGCGTGCAGCCCGACCCCGCCTACGGCGCGGTGATGCCGCCCATCTACCAGACCTCCACCTTCGCCTTCCGGGACGTCTGCACCAACGCGGGCTACGACTACACGCGCAGCGGCAACCCCACCCGGGCGGCGCTCGAGGAGGCGCTCACCGTGCTGGAGGGCGGCGCCGGGGCCACCTGCACCAGCACCGGCATGAGCGCGGTGGTGGTGGCGCTCAACCTCCTCCCCCACGGGAGCCACCTCCTCTGCACGGTCGACTGCTACGGCGGCACCTTCCGCGCCCTGGAGCACGCCAAGACCGCCTACGGCCTCGAGGTCACCTACCTCGACCTCTCCGACCTCGAGGCGGTGAAGCGGGCGCTCCAGCCGAACACGCGGATGGTCTGGATCGAGACCCCCTCCAATCCGCTCCTCCGGCTGACGGACATCCGGGCGGTCGCGGCGCTGGCCCACGCCGGCGACGCACTGGTGGTGGTGGACAACACCTTCCTCTCCCCGGTGCTCCAGCGCCCCTTCGAGCACGGCGCCGACCTGGTGGTCCACTCCACCACGAAGTACCTGAACGGCCACAGCGACGTGGTGGGCGGCGCGGTGGTGGCGGCGCCGGGGCGCACGGCGCTCGCGCAGCGCATCCAGAGCATGAACAACCTGCTCGGCACCTCGCAGAGCCCGCACGACTGCTTCCTCGTGCTCCGCGGCCTCAAGACGCTCCTCCTCCGCATGCGGGCGCACGAGGCGGGCGCGCAGGCCGTGGCGGCCTTCCTGGCGGCGCACCCCGCGGTGGCGAAGGTGCACTACCCCGGCCTCTCGACCCACCCGCAGCACGCGCTGGCGCGCGCGCAGCAGCGCGGCTTCGGCGCCATGCTGAGCTTCGAGCTCGCCGACGGCCGGCGCCCCCGGGTGGACCACCTCCTCAAGACCCTGCGCTGGTTCACGCTGGCGGAGAGCCTGGGCGGCGTGGAGAGCCTGGTGGCCCACCCGGCCTCGATGACGCACGCCTCGATGACGCCCGAGGCGCGCCAGCGCGCCGGGATCACCGACGGCGTCATCCGGCTCTCCGTCGGCATCGAGGAGCCCGAGGACCTCCTGGCAGATCTCGCCGAGGCGCTGCGGACGCTCCCCGCCTAGCTCACCCGGTCGAGCGGCAGCTCCACCCGGAACTCCGCCCCGGCGCCCGGCTGGCTGTCGACCGCGATGCGGCCGCCCATCGCCTCGATCGCCTGCCGCGCCACCCACAGCCCCACCCCGAAGCCGCCGTAGTTGCGCTCCGAGACGGCGCGCTCGAACCGCTCGAAGATGCGGCCCTGGTCGGCGAGCGGGACGCCGATCCCGTGGTCGCGCACCGTGAGCACCGCGCGCTCCCCGGTCGTCCCCAGCGCGATCTCGATGGGCTTGCCCTCGCCGAACTTCACCGCGTTCGAGACGAGCTGCGCCACCACCGACTCCAGCAGGGAGCGATCCCAGGTGCCGTGGACCGCCTCGGCGCCGCGCAGCGTCACCTCGGAGCCCGACCGGCGGACCGGCTCCTCGCTGCGCGCCAGCACCACGCGGACGAGCGCCCCCAGCTCGAGCGGCTCGCGCGACAGCTCGAGGTGCCCCGACGAGATCCGGCCGACGTCGATGAGGCCGTTGATGAGCACCTTCAGCCGCTCGACCTGGCGCAGGATCACCTCGCACTTCGACTGGACCCGCTCGTCCGAGACCGGCGGCGCCGCGCTGACCTTCCCCAGCCGGCGCAGGCTCGCCACCTGGAGCTCGAGCGAGGTGAGGGGCGTCTTGAGCTCGTGGGAGGCGATGTCCAGGAAGCGGTCGCGCGCCTCCAGCGCCGCCTTGAGCTGGCGCTCGCGCTGCGCCGCCTCCCGCGCCCGCTGCAGCGCCTCCTCGGCGCGCTTGCGCTCGGTGATGTCGGTCGCGACGCAGCACACCCCGTAGGCGACGCCGCCCGCGTCGAGCAGCGGGAACTTGAGCGAGAGGTAGGCGCGCGCCCCGTCGGCCCCCGCCGGCAGGATCTCCTCCAGCTCCAGCGGCGCGCGGGTGGCCAGGACCTGCGCGTCGTCCTGGCGCAGGATCCCCGCGACCCCCGCCGGGAGGGCCTCCTCGTCGCGCCGCCCGAGCACCTCCTCGGGCCGGAGCGAGAACACCTGCTGGAACTGGCGGTTCACGTACAGGTACCGGCCCTCGGCGTCCTTGAGGTAGATGACGGCGGTGGTGGCGTCGAGGATGGCGCGCAGCTGCTCGCGGGCGCGGTCGATCTCGGTGTTGCGCTCGGCGAGCACCTCGCTCAGGCCCAGCAGCCGCGCGTTGGCCCGGTAGGAGCGCAGCGTCATCTCGAAGGGCGAGAGGCTCTCCGCCAGGAACTGCGCCGCCATCTCGAGCGCGGGCCGCTCGCCCGCGCCGGCCCGCGGCAGGCCGCGCAGCGCGTCGTGGTGGAGCATCGCCAGCTCCAGGATCCCGAGCCCGCCGGCCGCCGCGGCCCGGCCCAGCTCGTAGGCGCTGGTCAGGGCCGCCTCGCTGCCGGTCGAGACGTAGTCGCGGAGCGCGGACGCGTACCCGCCCGCCAGCTCCTGCGCCGTCATGGGCTCATGCGTCCGGGTCATCCGCCCACTTCTTCAAGGTCACCGTGGTCCCCCGGCCCAGGGCCGAGTCGATCGCGAACTCGTCCGAGAGGCGCCGCGCCGAGGGCAAGCCCAGCCCCAGGCCGCCGCGCGTCGAGTGGCCGTCGCGCAGCGCCGCCTCGAGATCAGCGATGCCGGGGTGGCCGTCGCGCGCCACGACCACCACCGCCCGCCGACCGCGCTCCGTCACCACCTCGAGCAGGACCTCCCCCGCGCCGGCGTGGTGGACGATGTTCCAGGCCAGCTCGGAGACGGCGATCGCGACGGCCGCCGCCCGGGCCTCCTGGAAGCCCTCGCGCAAGGCCAGCTCGCGCGCGCGCGTCCGCGCCACCGCCACGTCCGCCTCCTCGCGCACCGGCACCCGGATCACGAGCTCCCCCCCAGGTAGCGCGCCACCAGCACCAGGGCGTCGTCGCTCCCCCTGGCGTAGCCGGCGAAGATGGCGTCCGCCACCTGCTGCGGCTCCCCCCGCACCTCGAGCCCCGCCACGAAGCCGGAGCGGATCCCGTCGGTCGCGAGCACCAGCGTGTCGCCGGCCGTGACCGGGAGCGTCACCGGCCGGAGCGGCGGGAGCTGGTACCCGACCACCCCGCCCCGGGCGACGATGGCCTCCCGCGCCCGCGCCGCGGCCGGGGCGGCGCGCAGGAGGATGCCCTCCACGTTGCCGACCGCCACCCAGGTCATCGCGCCCTCGGCCTCCTGGAAGCAGGCCACGCTCATGACCGCCCCGCGGGTGGGCCGCAGCGCCTCGTGACACCGCTCGACCAGGGCGGCCACCGGCTCGCCGGCGTGCGCGACCAGGACGCGGGCCGCCGCGCGCGAGGCGAGCGCCGCCTCGGGCCCGTGCCCGAGGCCGTCGAGGACGGCCACCAGGGCGCCGCCGGCGAACGCCGCCACCACGTGGGCGTCGCCCGACTCCCGCTCCCCGGCCAGCGGCGCGCCGGCCCAGGCCCAGTCGAGGACCGCGGCATCGCCCGGCGCCTCGCTCATCGCACCCACTTCTTCATCGTGACGGTGGTCCCCTTGCCGACGGCCGTCGAGAGCTCGAATTCGTCCATGAGCCGCTTCGCGCCCGGCAGCCCCATGCCGAGGCTGTTGCCGGTCGTGTAGCCGTCGCGCATGGCGAGGTCGGGGTTCGGGATCCCCGGCCCGGCGTCGCGCGCCACCACCATGAGCCCGCGCCGGCCGCCGTCGTCGACCGGCGCGAGCAGCACCTCCCCGCGCTGCGCGTAGACGACGATGTTGCGGGCGACCTCCGAGATGGCGGTCGCGACCAGCGTCTGCTCGGTGAGCGACAGCCCGCGCGCGGCCGCCAGCTCTCGCCCCTTCTGCCGCGCCGTCACGATGTCCCCCTCGTGCTCGATGGGGACGCGCGTCTCAGCGGGCGCCATCGCGACCGCCTTTCGCGGGGCCCCCGCGGACGAGGGCCAGCCCCTCCTCCAGATCGAGCGCCGTCTCCACCCCCTCGAAGGTGAGCCCGAGCTCGACCATGGCGAAGGCCACCTCGGGCTGGATGCCCACCACCACCGTCCGCGCACCGCGCAGCTTGGCGGTGTAGGCGATGCCGCGGATGGTGCGGGTCGCGAAGGAGTCGAGGACGTCGAGCGCGGTCACGTCGACGATGACGGAGCGGGCCCGGAACCGCCCGACCTGGTCCGAGAGCCGGTCGCGCAGCTCGATGAGCGCGCGATCCGTGAGCGCCTCCTGCATGGAGGCGATGAGCACGTCGCCCTGCTTCAGGATGGGGACGGCCACGGTCCGCTCCTACCCGGGCTGCGCGCCCGCCCCGGTGCGCACGACCTCGTACCCGAGCAGCCGCTCCGCCTCCTCGATCCCCCCCTGCAGATCGCCCACCGTCTCGAGCTTGGCGAGGTCCAGGCCGAGCGCCACCAAGGCCTGCGCCACGTCCGACGAGAGCCCGGTCACGATGACCTTCGCGCCCATGAGCCCGGCCGCCGTGACCGTCTGGATGAGGTGGTTCGCGACCTTGGAGTCGATGGTGGCGACGCCGGTGACGTCCATCACCACCACCTTGGCGCGGTTGGCGCGGATGGCCCGCAGCAGGCTGTCCGTGATGAGGCGGGCCCGGTGCGTGTCGATGACCCCGATGATCGGCAGGAGCAGGAGCCGCTCGCGGATCTGGAGCACCGGCGTGGAGAGCTCGCGGATGGCCTCCTGCTGCTTGCGCATGGTGGCCTCGCGCGCGTGGATGTAGGTGTCGACGGCGAGCCCGACGTCGAGGAAGACGAGCTTCATGAGCGACAGGAAGGCGGTCATCGCCCGGCTGGGCTCGCTCGCGAACGCCTCCTGCAGCCGCCTCGCCACCAGGCGCAGGTAGAAGGCGTACATGCCGAGGTACCACTTGGGCTCGAGGTTCACGTGCTCGTGCGCGGCGCCGATCTTGAGCCGGTTCGCGACGTAGGCCGCGCCGTAGTCCCCCTCCGTCAGCCGGACGAAGTAGTCCTTCTGCAGCTGCTTCACCCGGGCCAGCACCTTCGGGTCGCGGAAGAACGCCTTCGTCTCGTCGAACGAGAGGATGTGCCGGTAGAACTCCTCGATGACCGGGTCGGCATACTTCCGGGCGAGCTCGCGCAGGCCCTTGAGCTGTTCGATGTCCTCGTCCCGGAACTCGAGGAACTCCTTGCGGCGAGCCACCTCCTCCTCGTCCACCGCCAGCTCATGGGGCAGTGCGCGGCTCATCCACGCCAGCTTTCCGTCGGCCATGCGTTCGTCCTCGCCGGCACGACGTAAGGCCCGCCGCGTGCCGCTGCTCGCTCCGGGACCGTTCTTATCGAACGGCCCTCCGGGCTGCCGCACGGCCGGCGCGGGATCCCCGCAGAGGGGGCGCCGCGGAGGGGGCGCTCGCGGCCGGGTCGCCGCCGCGCCGCCCCGCCCGGCGTCGCTAGCGCAGGTTGTGGAACACGCGCTGGACGTCCTCGTCCTGCTCGAGCTGGTCCACCAGCTTCAGCACCTCGGTGGCCTGCTCCTCGGGCAGCTCGACGGGCGTCTGCGCGACGTACTCCGACTCGGCCGACAGGATGGGGAGCTTCCGCTCCTCGAGGGCGGCCTGGAGGTGGCCGAAGTTGTTGAAGGCGCAGCGGATGACGAGCTGCTTCTCGCCGTTCTCGCCCTGCCCCTCGCCCAGCTCCTCCAGGCCGTGGTCGATGAGGTCGAGCTCGAGCGCGTCGGCGTCGAGGCCCTCCGGGGCGAGCCGGAACACGCCCATCTTCTGGAACTGGAAGGCGACGCTGCCGGCCGTCCCCAGGTTGCCGCCGTGGTCCTTGAAGTGCATCCGCACGTTCGCGACGGTGCGCACCACGTTGTCGGTGGCCGTCTCGACCACCATCGCCACCCCGTGCGGACCGTAGCCCTCGTAGAGCACGATCTCGTACGCCTTCTGGTCCTGGCCGCTGGCGCGCTTGATGGCGCCCTCGACCTTGTCCTTCGGCATGTTGGCCGCGCGCGCGTTCTGGAGCGCGCGCCGCAGCGCGGGGTTGTTGGCCGGGTCGGGCCCGCCCGCCTTCACGGAGATGGCGATCTCCTTGCTGATGCGCGTGAAGGCCTTGGCCATCTTGTTCCAGCGCGCGAACATGGTGGCCTTGCGCGTCTCGAAGATCCGTCCCATGGCGCGCATTGTAGCCGGAGCGGCCCCGCGGGACCGCGCGTTTCGCGGCGGGGCCGCGGGCGCTCCGCTGGCGCAGCGGAAAGCGATGTATTAAGCTTCCTCCATCGAGCGGCTGGCCAGGTCTGGCCCCGCTCTGGCGGCCGGACCGGTCGCCCCCTTCACAGACGAGCCGAGACCGTCGAGGCCAGCGCGCCTCCGGTGACGAAGCTGCAGGAGCCACCTTGAACCGATCGCACCACGAACCCCGCAACGACCGCGCCGGCGGGCGGCGGAGCCGCCGCGCGGGCCGCGGCGAGCGCCGCCACCACGTCATCCCGCTCACGCCCGAGGGCGTGCCGGCCGCCACCCCCGACGCGCCGCCGGTCTCCCCGGTGGTGTCCGTCTCCACCGACAGCCGGGCCCGCTACCCCTGGCTCCCGGCCCGCGTCATCGCCGGGAGCGTGTGGCGCGGCCCGGACGCGATGCGGGTCCGCGTCGAGGCGGACGGCAGCGCCACGCCCTGGCGCTGCGGCGCCGCCGCCGCGCGCTGAGCGCGCCGCCCGCGGGCGCGAGAGACCCCGCCCTCCGAGGTTGCCCCGCCCGCGGGAGCCGCTCGGGTGGCGGGGCGAGGCGCCGCCCCGTCGCTAGGTTGGGTGGCATGACGGCACCGCCGGACGCCGACGCGACGAGCTGGGACGGCCTCTCGCGCCTCGCCTTCGCCACCGACTGGGACCCAGAGCGCGCCGTCGACTGGAGCCGGCCCATCGCGCCCGGCGCCGCGCGCGACAGCTGGGTCACCCTCCTCCACTTCTTCTACGAGGGCGAGTGGCAGGGGCTCGAGATCATCCAGCGGCTCATGAACGCCGCCGCGCACCGCTTCGGCGAGCGCGGGATGATCACCTACTACTCCACCCAGTGCTACGACGAGTCGAAGCACCTCTTCGTCTTCCGCCGGTACCTCGAGAAGCTGGGGGCGCCGCCGACGCGCCAGCGCGCGTTCGACCTGCTGGTCGAGCTCGCGACGCGGGGGCCGCTCCCGGTGGAGCGCTGGATCCTCGCCACCTGGCTCACCGAGACGCTGGCGGCCGCCATCTTCCAGCGCGCGCTGCAGCTCGAGGCCGTCGACGCGACCGGCAAGGAGCTCCTGCGGCTCATGCTGAAGGACGAGTCCCGCCACATCGCGGGGACGCGGCTCGCGGTGACCGCCGTGCTCGATCACGCCGG
The DNA window shown above is from Anaeromyxobacter diazotrophicus and carries:
- a CDS encoding tryptophanase; amino-acid sequence: MPRTVIEPFRVKSVEPIRLTTPEERARRLEEAKLNPFRLRAEDVLLDFLTDSGTGAMSARQWGGIMAGDESYAGAASFFRFEAAVRDLTGYPFVIPTHQGRAAERILFSVATKRGDVVPSNTHFDTTRANLEYGGVEPLDLVIPEGLEPRARHPFKGNIDLARVERLLAEQGGRVPFGMITVTNNSGGGQPVSLENLRAYRDLLRRHGKPLVVDACRFAENAMFVKLREPGQAARTPKAIAREMFSLADGCTMSAKKDGLANIGGFIALRDERWVEAARNLLVLTEGFPTYGGLAGRDLEAIAIGLEEVLEEDYLRYRLRTAEYLGEKLLAGGVAIVEPTGGHAVYLDARAFLPHLRREEYPGWALCDALYLAGGIRGVEIGSVMFGKRLDDGTETYHHHDLVRLAFPRRVYTQSHFDYAAEAILELAARAREVRGVRLVRQSRYLRHFTAELAWA
- a CDS encoding trans-sulfuration enzyme family protein codes for the protein MSKEVHLDANVPGNPAYHFTIVPAGSPARAGWAGRAALVPAARTATQCVHAGVQPDPAYGAVMPPIYQTSTFAFRDVCTNAGYDYTRSGNPTRAALEEALTVLEGGAGATCTSTGMSAVVVALNLLPHGSHLLCTVDCYGGTFRALEHAKTAYGLEVTYLDLSDLEAVKRALQPNTRMVWIETPSNPLLRLTDIRAVAALAHAGDALVVVDNTFLSPVLQRPFEHGADLVVHSTTKYLNGHSDVVGGAVVAAPGRTALAQRIQSMNNLLGTSQSPHDCFLVLRGLKTLLLRMRAHEAGAQAVAAFLAAHPAVAKVHYPGLSTHPQHALARAQQRGFGAMLSFELADGRRPRVDHLLKTLRWFTLAESLGGVESLVAHPASMTHASMTPEARQRAGITDGVIRLSVGIEEPEDLLADLAEALRTLPA
- a CDS encoding sensor histidine kinase is translated as MTRTHEPMTAQELAGGYASALRDYVSTGSEAALTSAYELGRAAAAGGLGILELAMLHHDALRGLPRAGAGERPALEMAAQFLAESLSPFEMTLRSYRANARLLGLSEVLAERNTEIDRAREQLRAILDATTAVIYLKDAEGRYLYVNRQFQQVFSLRPEEVLGRRDEEALPAGVAGILRQDDAQVLATRAPLELEEILPAGADGARAYLSLKFPLLDAGGVAYGVCCVATDITERKRAEEALQRAREAAQRERQLKAALEARDRFLDIASHELKTPLTSLELQVASLRRLGKVSAAPPVSDERVQSKCEVILRQVERLKVLINGLIDVGRISSGHLELSREPLELGALVRVVLARSEEPVRRSGSEVTLRGAEAVHGTWDRSLLESVVAQLVSNAVKFGEGKPIEIALGTTGERAVLTVRDHGIGVPLADQGRIFERFERAVSERNYGGFGVGLWVARQAIEAMGGRIAVDSQPGAGAEFRVELPLDRVS
- a CDS encoding anti-sigma regulatory factor, with protein sequence MIRVPVREEADVAVARTRARELALREGFQEARAAAVAIAVSELAWNIVHHAGAGEVLLEVVTERGRRAVVVVARDGHPGIADLEAALRDGHSTRGGLGLGLPSARRLSDEFAIDSALGRGTTVTLKKWADDPDA
- a CDS encoding SpoIIE family protein phosphatase, with amino-acid sequence MSEAPGDAAVLDWAWAGAPLAGERESGDAHVVAAFAGGALVAVLDGLGHGPEAALASRAAARVLVAHAGEPVAALVERCHEALRPTRGAVMSVACFQEAEGAMTWVAVGNVEGILLRAAPAAARAREAIVARGGVVGYQLPPLRPVTLPVTAGDTLVLATDGIRSGFVAGLEVRGEPQQVADAIFAGYARGSDDALVLVARYLGGSS
- a CDS encoding anti-sigma regulatory factor — its product is MAPAETRVPIEHEGDIVTARQKGRELAAARGLSLTEQTLVATAISEVARNIVVYAQRGEVLLAPVDDGGRRGLMVVARDAGPGIPNPDLAMRDGYTTGNSLGMGLPGAKRLMDEFELSTAVGKGTTVTMKKWVR
- a CDS encoding STAS domain-containing protein encodes the protein MAVPILKQGDVLIASMQEALTDRALIELRDRLSDQVGRFRARSVIVDVTALDVLDSFATRTIRGIAYTAKLRGARTVVVGIQPEVAFAMVELGLTFEGVETALDLEEGLALVRGGPAKGGRDGAR
- a CDS encoding protoglobin domain-containing protein, translated to MADGKLAWMSRALPHELAVDEEEVARRKEFLEFRDEDIEQLKGLRELARKYADPVIEEFYRHILSFDETKAFFRDPKVLARVKQLQKDYFVRLTEGDYGAAYVANRLKIGAAHEHVNLEPKWYLGMYAFYLRLVARRLQEAFASEPSRAMTAFLSLMKLVFLDVGLAVDTYIHAREATMRKQQEAIRELSTPVLQIRERLLLLPIIGVIDTHRARLITDSLLRAIRANRAKVVVMDVTGVATIDSKVANHLIQTVTAAGLMGAKVIVTGLSSDVAQALVALGLDLAKLETVGDLQGGIEEAERLLGYEVVRTGAGAQPG
- a CDS encoding YebC/PmpR family DNA-binding transcriptional regulator, with the translated sequence MGRIFETRKATMFARWNKMAKAFTRISKEIAISVKAGGPDPANNPALRRALQNARAANMPKDKVEGAIKRASGQDQKAYEIVLYEGYGPHGVAMVVETATDNVVRTVANVRMHFKDHGGNLGTAGSVAFQFQKMGVFRLAPEGLDADALELDLIDHGLEELGEGQGENGEKQLVIRCAFNNFGHLQAALEERKLPILSAESEYVAQTPVELPEEQATEVLKLVDQLEQDEDVQRVFHNLR
- a CDS encoding ferritin-like domain-containing protein → MTAPPDADATSWDGLSRLAFATDWDPERAVDWSRPIAPGAARDSWVTLLHFFYEGEWQGLEIIQRLMNAAAHRFGERGMITYYSTQCYDESKHLFVFRRYLEKLGAPPTRQRAFDLLVELATRGPLPVERWILATWLTETLAAAIFQRALQLEAVDATGKELLRLMLKDESRHIAGTRLAVTAVLDHAGPLTTALLRAWWSVFSRLALAEVRKLAPHGARLGLDAESVLARTYRQMASLPRFAELFLGGAGARALLAAP